One part of the Dyadobacter sp. 676 genome encodes these proteins:
- a CDS encoding glycoside hydrolase family 130 protein, with product MNKRPVDWESNDTFNPAATIKNGRIVVLYRAEDKAGKAIGMRTSRLGYAESEDGIHFKRRKEPVLFPAEDSQKANEWPGGCEDPRVAVTEDGLYVVVYTQWNKDKARLGVATSRDLLKWEKYGPVFREAYGGKFNNIWTKSGSILTKLVGDKQVIAKINGKYWLYFGEANVNVATSTDLINWEPVVDSKGELVNLISPRKGYFDSNLTECGPPAILTDKGIVLLYNGKNDKGEDGDKRFTPNSYCAGQVLFDKNDPTKVLARLDTPFFRPMEPFEKSGQYVAGTVFIEGMVYYRKKWLLYYGCADSRVGVAVYDPAVKAPGDPLP from the coding sequence ATGAACAAACGACCGGTCGATTGGGAATCGAACGACACGTTCAACCCCGCCGCTACCATTAAAAACGGCAGGATTGTCGTGCTCTACCGCGCCGAGGATAAAGCCGGTAAGGCAATCGGAATGCGTACTTCCCGGCTTGGTTATGCGGAAAGCGAGGATGGTATCCATTTCAAAAGAAGAAAAGAGCCGGTGCTGTTTCCGGCGGAAGACAGCCAGAAAGCCAATGAATGGCCCGGCGGTTGCGAGGACCCGCGCGTTGCCGTGACGGAAGACGGGTTGTATGTGGTGGTTTACACGCAATGGAACAAAGACAAAGCCCGGCTGGGCGTCGCAACCTCGCGTGATTTGCTGAAATGGGAAAAATACGGGCCGGTTTTCAGGGAGGCTTACGGAGGGAAATTTAACAATATCTGGACGAAATCGGGCTCCATTTTGACGAAGCTCGTGGGCGACAAACAGGTAATCGCGAAAATCAACGGCAAATATTGGCTCTATTTCGGCGAGGCCAATGTAAATGTCGCTACTTCCACCGACCTTATCAACTGGGAGCCTGTGGTAGATAGCAAAGGAGAGCTGGTCAATCTGATCTCGCCGAGAAAAGGTTATTTCGACAGTAACCTCACCGAATGCGGCCCGCCCGCCATCCTGACCGACAAGGGCATTGTGTTGCTTTACAATGGCAAAAACGATAAAGGCGAAGATGGTGATAAGCGCTTCACGCCCAATAGCTATTGCGCCGGTCAGGTGCTGTTCGATAAAAACGATCCTACGAAAGTCCTGGCCCGTCTGGATACGCCTTTCTTTCGCCCGATGGAGCCGTTCGAAAAGAGTGGGCAGTACGTCGCAGGGACGGTTTTCATCGAGGGAATGGTTTATTACAGGAAAAAATGGCTGCTTTACTACGGCTGCGCCGATTCACGCGTGGGAGTGGCTGTTTACGATCCGGCTGTAAAAGCCCCCGGCGACCCGTTGCCATAA
- a CDS encoding DUF1080 domain-containing protein, which translates to MTLTTQVDTFAQKTEKGFKSIFDGKTLKGWDGDPKYWRVENGCLVGEITPETLLKTNSFIIWRGGEPADFELKGSFRIAQAGNSGINYRSEQLTDVPFALKGYQADIDGKNNYTGQNYEERKRTTLAYRGQKTVIKEYTGEKTPEAIRSHVSKNAWTGFEVVGSLGSSDSLKALIKSEDWNTFHLVVKGNRLQHYINDVLMSDVTDNDTVNGARKGLLGVQVHVGPPMKVEYKDLRIKQY; encoded by the coding sequence ATGACCCTCACCACCCAGGTCGACACTTTTGCCCAAAAAACCGAGAAAGGCTTTAAATCCATCTTCGACGGAAAAACATTGAAAGGCTGGGACGGCGATCCTAAATACTGGCGCGTCGAAAACGGCTGTCTGGTAGGCGAAATCACACCTGAGACACTTTTGAAGACGAACTCATTTATCATCTGGCGCGGCGGGGAACCCGCGGATTTCGAATTGAAAGGTTCGTTCAGGATCGCTCAGGCAGGTAATTCGGGTATCAATTATCGCAGCGAACAGCTCACCGACGTTCCTTTTGCCCTGAAAGGCTACCAGGCCGACATCGATGGTAAAAACAACTATACCGGCCAGAACTACGAGGAACGCAAGCGTACGACATTGGCTTACCGTGGCCAGAAAACGGTCATTAAGGAATATACCGGCGAAAAAACGCCGGAAGCCATCCGCTCACATGTGTCGAAGAATGCATGGACAGGCTTCGAGGTGGTAGGCTCCCTCGGTTCTTCTGACTCGTTGAAAGCATTGATCAAGAGCGAGGACTGGAACACATTCCATCTGGTAGTGAAGGGAAATCGCCTGCAACACTACATCAATGACGTCCTGATGAGCGATGTTACCGACAACGACACGGTAAATGGTGCCAGAAAAGGCCTTTTAGGAGTACAAGTACACGTAGGCCCGCCGATGAAGGTGGAATACAAAGACCTGCGCATCAAACAATATTAA
- a CDS encoding sugar phosphate isomerase/epimerase family protein, protein MNKIGFNVLAWTAAVSDDLFPIIERLKTIGYDGVEFYLGPQEAAAYQRMGSFVKDLGLETTAVMTLGADENPVSDSVEVRERALDKIKWAVDRAHDLNSKVICGPFHSAHTVFVNRPAEDREYALAGEVLNAAADYAAQANITFALEALNRFECYLCNTMEQLLKLVKAADHPNVRAMFDTHHSNIEEKSYLTALQTIAPVLAHVHISENDRGTPGTGQVKWDDAFAALAAIKYDGWLTIEAFSRNDPGFANAIGVWREFNEPWDIAENGYKFIREMSLKHGL, encoded by the coding sequence ATGAATAAAATCGGATTTAATGTGCTGGCCTGGACGGCGGCAGTTTCGGACGACCTGTTCCCGATCATCGAAAGATTGAAAACGATTGGATACGACGGTGTCGAGTTTTATTTAGGCCCCCAGGAAGCCGCGGCTTATCAGCGGATGGGCAGTTTTGTCAAGGATTTGGGTCTCGAAACTACGGCGGTAATGACCCTTGGAGCCGACGAGAACCCGGTAAGCGATTCGGTAGAGGTACGCGAAAGAGCCCTGGATAAAATCAAATGGGCGGTGGACCGCGCGCACGACCTCAATTCAAAGGTCATTTGCGGGCCGTTCCATTCTGCGCATACCGTTTTCGTGAACCGGCCGGCCGAAGACCGTGAATACGCATTGGCGGGCGAAGTACTGAATGCGGCGGCCGATTATGCAGCTCAGGCCAATATCACATTCGCATTGGAAGCGCTCAACCGTTTCGAATGCTACCTGTGCAATACCATGGAACAGTTGCTCAAACTGGTGAAAGCGGCCGACCATCCGAACGTCCGCGCGATGTTCGATACGCACCATTCCAATATCGAGGAGAAAAGTTATCTGACTGCATTACAGACCATCGCGCCCGTGCTTGCGCATGTGCACATCAGCGAGAACGACCGCGGCACGCCCGGAACCGGCCAGGTGAAGTGGGACGATGCTTTCGCGGCGCTGGCGGCTATTAAATACGATGGCTGGCTGACGATCGAGGCATTTTCGCGCAACGACCCCGGTTTTGCGAATGCGATAGGCGTTTGGCGGGAATTCAACGAGCCATGGGATATTGCTGAAAATGGCTACAAGTTCATCCGCGAAATGAGCCTGAAACACGGGCTTTGA
- a CDS encoding ThuA domain-containing protein, which translates to MINHIHFGFMKNLLKSMLAFGIALVTFNSNAQDDPAKHRVVYKGDKGPGVGKNIVFIATDHEYRGEESLPALARIMAKRYGFTCTVVYALDENGYILPGSSNVKGLDVLDKADLMVLFMRFAHFEDKEMQHFENYLKRGGPIVAFRTSTHAFDIKNDPKWEHYTWNYKGPKTEWKDGFGEYILGETWVSHYGTNHKQSSRIIIDEAQAKHPIMRGVKDMWVQSGGYTAAPKGTVLAKGEVLNGMTADSPADPTKELLPVAWIRDYQMEGGKKGRAFTTTHGASEDLLNGGFRRMVVNAMFWGLGLEKDIKPNNDIAFVGPYKPTTFNFSGYKANVRPSDLAGWDSLIMPGEVVKKKSK; encoded by the coding sequence TTGATCAACCACATTCATTTCGGGTTTATGAAGAATCTTTTGAAATCAATGCTGGCATTCGGCATTGCACTGGTTACCTTCAACTCCAACGCACAGGATGATCCCGCGAAACACCGCGTGGTTTACAAGGGCGACAAGGGGCCGGGTGTGGGTAAGAATATCGTTTTCATTGCTACCGATCATGAGTATCGCGGCGAGGAGTCGCTTCCCGCACTAGCGCGTATTATGGCCAAACGTTACGGGTTTACATGCACAGTCGTGTACGCGCTCGACGAAAACGGCTATATCCTGCCGGGCAGCTCGAATGTAAAAGGCCTGGACGTGCTCGACAAGGCCGACCTGATGGTGCTTTTCATGCGTTTCGCGCATTTTGAGGATAAGGAAATGCAGCATTTCGAAAATTACCTCAAGCGCGGCGGCCCCATTGTGGCATTCCGTACTTCGACCCACGCATTCGATATCAAAAACGACCCGAAATGGGAGCATTATACCTGGAACTACAAAGGTCCCAAAACGGAATGGAAGGACGGCTTCGGTGAATATATTTTGGGCGAGACCTGGGTATCGCATTACGGCACGAACCATAAGCAATCTTCCAGAATAATTATCGACGAAGCACAGGCGAAGCATCCGATTATGCGCGGTGTGAAGGATATGTGGGTACAATCGGGTGGTTATACGGCCGCTCCGAAAGGAACTGTGCTGGCGAAGGGTGAGGTGCTGAACGGCATGACGGCCGATTCACCTGCCGACCCGACGAAGGAATTACTGCCCGTTGCCTGGATCCGCGACTATCAAATGGAAGGCGGCAAGAAAGGTCGCGCATTCACCACCACGCATGGTGCTTCTGAGGATTTGCTCAATGGAGGTTTCAGAAGAATGGTCGTGAATGCGATGTTCTGGGGACTGGGGCTTGAAAAGGATATTAAGCCAAACAACGACATTGCATTTGTAGGGCCTTATAAACCTACTACGTTCAATTTCAGCGGGTATAAGGCGAATGTGAGGCCATCGGACCTGGCCGGCTGGGATTCGCTGATCATGCCGGGCGAGGTGGTGAAAAAGAAGTCGAAGTGA
- a CDS encoding TIM barrel protein yields the protein MSQQLPFRFGSEVYTWFMSNSGQTHQGRLGHMIEVIAKAGFTGIQPIFTWMGDLQDPDRLEAKLREQGIELAALALALEWNEAEETEREREVADHAIRVLQRFPGAVLNTVQIPTGRHNIEERRKRLVNIVNTVSRRAADKGVPCSYHPNSPHTSIIRTEEDYKIVLEGLDASVTGWTPDVGHIINGGMDPLTKMKEYQSLINHVHYKDWDGNPEFTLMGKGKVDLPGITQWLKDISYTGWIICEDEGEEALEDPDFVTLHDGKWIREELVPGLR from the coding sequence ATGTCTCAGCAACTTCCATTTCGCTTTGGATCAGAGGTTTATACCTGGTTCATGAGCAACAGCGGCCAGACACACCAGGGCCGGTTAGGACACATGATCGAAGTCATCGCGAAAGCGGGTTTTACGGGAATCCAACCGATTTTCACCTGGATGGGCGACCTCCAGGACCCCGACAGGCTTGAAGCTAAACTCAGGGAACAGGGTATCGAACTGGCGGCATTGGCCCTCGCACTGGAATGGAACGAAGCCGAGGAGACCGAGCGCGAGCGTGAAGTAGCCGACCACGCCATCCGCGTGTTGCAACGCTTCCCGGGCGCGGTGCTCAATACCGTACAAATTCCGACGGGAAGACATAACATCGAAGAGCGCCGGAAGCGCCTCGTGAACATAGTCAATACGGTATCGCGCCGTGCGGCCGACAAAGGCGTGCCATGCAGTTACCATCCCAACTCGCCGCACACATCCATTATCCGAACCGAGGAAGACTATAAAATCGTACTCGAAGGCCTGGACGCGTCGGTAACCGGCTGGACGCCCGATGTAGGCCATATCATCAACGGCGGAATGGACCCGCTGACAAAAATGAAGGAATATCAGTCGTTGATCAACCACGTGCATTACAAGGACTGGGACGGAAACCCCGAGTTTACATTGATGGGCAAAGGCAAGGTCGACCTGCCGGGCATAACCCAATGGTTGAAAGATATCAGCTATACAGGCTGGATAATTTGCGAGGACGAAGGCGAAGAAGCCCTCGAAGACCCCGATTTCGTGACCTTGCACGACGGCAAGTGGATTCGGGAGGAGCTGGTTCCGGGATTGCGATAG
- a CDS encoding alpha/beta hydrolase, translating into MPTIKTNGINFYYEERGSGEPLLLIMGITAPGAVWNVHVADWKHHFRCIIGDNRGVGLTDKPAGPYSTEQMADDYAGLLDSLGLEHVHVVGCSMGSTIAQQLAIRHPKKVRSLVLMCPWARCDNYAKGLFQHIMNAKARFRPEEFSLYIQLLIFSKSSWDDAKQHEDLENGRRIDAFNPFPQPLHGLESQAAACINHNALPDLGRINVPTLVIGGREDIFTPVWMAEEVAGGIRGAELFLYDKLGHAFHFESTEDFNARVRNWLSRVPVA; encoded by the coding sequence ATGCCTACAATAAAAACCAACGGTATCAACTTTTACTACGAAGAACGCGGGTCGGGTGAGCCTTTGCTGCTCATTATGGGTATTACTGCGCCGGGGGCGGTTTGGAATGTACACGTAGCCGATTGGAAACACCATTTCAGGTGCATTATCGGCGATAACCGCGGGGTGGGGCTGACCGATAAACCAGCCGGACCCTATTCTACCGAGCAAATGGCCGATGACTATGCAGGACTCCTGGACTCCCTGGGTTTGGAGCATGTGCATGTAGTAGGTTGCTCTATGGGCAGTACCATTGCCCAGCAACTCGCCATCCGCCATCCTAAAAAGGTGAGGTCGCTGGTACTGATGTGTCCGTGGGCGCGTTGCGATAATTATGCTAAGGGCCTTTTTCAGCATATTATGAACGCCAAGGCCCGTTTTCGGCCGGAGGAGTTCAGCTTGTATATTCAGTTGCTGATATTTTCCAAATCGTCGTGGGACGATGCAAAGCAGCATGAAGACCTCGAAAACGGCCGGAGAATAGACGCTTTCAACCCGTTTCCCCAGCCGTTGCATGGCTTGGAAAGTCAGGCGGCAGCTTGTATCAATCATAATGCATTGCCAGATCTGGGCAGGATCAATGTGCCGACACTGGTGATCGGGGGTAGGGAAGACATTTTTACGCCGGTTTGGATGGCCGAAGAGGTCGCTGGCGGTATTCGGGGCGCCGAGCTATTCCTCTACGATAAGCTCGGACACGCCTTCCATTTTGAAAGTACGGAAGATTTCAATGCCCGTGTAAGGAACTGGCTGAGCCGCGTACCGGTAGCCTGA
- a CDS encoding aldose 1-epimerase family protein, with translation MDIGDSKGTEKHAEDRKVTDWVTKVSNHIQVGGIETSVLDNGAGRGTRIAWINTGGGLRFKIVIDRAMDIAEAFYNQHSLAWISHGGITYPQPFSDKGIDWLRTFGGGLLTTCGLSHAGGPESDSFGDRGLHGLISNQPAEIVSIIQPDLRAGKYEMSITGIVRETRPFGPSLELKRTISATLGEAKLRIHDEVINKANTAAPHMLLYHFNFGWPLVDEGADILWNGKWYPRFGDENAKIFREGNAFKKVPAPLESHLGSGEEVALIDVEADIFGDSICGLHNEKLGLAVALKFKKEQLPWLANWQHWGKGEYVTGIEPSTHPLSGQAKAREDGTLIFLQPEETREYDLELSVMTTKEEIGEFELKVNVS, from the coding sequence ATGGATATCGGCGATTCGAAAGGTACTGAAAAGCACGCGGAAGACCGGAAAGTAACGGACTGGGTAACCAAAGTATCGAACCACATCCAGGTAGGCGGCATCGAAACTTCCGTGCTGGATAACGGTGCTGGTCGTGGTACCCGCATCGCATGGATCAATACAGGCGGCGGACTGCGTTTCAAAATCGTGATCGACCGGGCAATGGACATTGCCGAGGCGTTTTACAACCAGCATAGCCTGGCGTGGATCAGTCACGGCGGCATTACTTACCCGCAGCCGTTTTCGGATAAGGGCATCGATTGGCTACGCACATTCGGAGGCGGCCTGCTAACCACCTGTGGCCTCTCGCACGCGGGCGGGCCCGAGTCGGACAGCTTCGGCGACCGCGGCTTGCACGGATTGATCAGCAATCAGCCTGCGGAGATCGTTTCGATTATCCAGCCCGATTTGCGCGCAGGGAAATATGAGATGAGCATTACCGGCATAGTCCGGGAAACGCGTCCGTTTGGGCCTAGCCTGGAATTAAAAAGGACCATTTCTGCCACATTAGGCGAGGCCAAACTACGTATTCACGATGAGGTAATCAATAAAGCCAATACAGCCGCCCCACATATGCTGCTGTACCATTTCAATTTCGGCTGGCCGCTTGTGGACGAAGGGGCCGACATTCTCTGGAACGGCAAATGGTATCCGCGCTTTGGCGACGAGAATGCCAAGATTTTCAGGGAGGGGAATGCATTTAAAAAGGTACCCGCCCCTTTGGAATCACACCTTGGCAGCGGAGAGGAAGTGGCATTGATCGATGTGGAGGCCGATATTTTCGGCGATAGCATTTGCGGCTTGCACAATGAGAAGCTGGGACTGGCCGTCGCATTGAAATTCAAAAAAGAACAATTACCGTGGCTGGCCAACTGGCAGCATTGGGGCAAGGGTGAATATGTGACCGGAATCGAACCAAGCACGCACCCGCTTTCAGGGCAGGCAAAGGCAAGAGAAGACGGGACGCTGATTTTCCTGCAACCGGAAGAGACGCGTGAATACGATCTGGAACTGAGCGTGATGACGACGAAAGAGGAGATCGGGGAATTTGAATTGAAGGTAAATGTATCGTAG
- a CDS encoding TIM barrel protein, whose translation MPENNFPKLHNATWPGIVGKGSDSEPIIPFDTLLEKTAAAEVDGVKFDGVDIGLFDEHIGEYLNSADGGKRLADKLAGFNLEAGSLVANVWAGSAMGSKEARDTFVEQVRKACEFGKQLREAGIRKGGVIRIDSAASPEAWSADPAGNTRLIAETFRRACDVAADFDEKLAAEGEICWGGMHSWKAMLDTLEAVDRPNIGFQADMSHTFLYLLGYNAPEDRILPADFEWSDRAALDEGFKKMTAALRPWTIDFHVAQNDGTVHGTGSHDKTGRHCLATDPNGKLDIVHHAGYWLRDENGNLTKAFRHICWDGCMFPNEVMYKQQTWNDILAALVAVRNAHGWIA comes from the coding sequence ATGCCTGAAAATAACTTCCCTAAACTCCACAATGCCACATGGCCTGGTATTGTGGGCAAAGGTTCCGACTCGGAGCCGATCATTCCTTTTGATACGCTTCTTGAAAAAACCGCCGCCGCCGAGGTAGACGGTGTGAAGTTCGACGGTGTCGATATCGGTCTTTTCGACGAGCATATCGGCGAATACCTGAATAGTGCCGATGGCGGCAAACGCCTCGCCGATAAGCTGGCCGGATTTAACCTCGAAGCGGGTAGTCTGGTGGCGAACGTATGGGCAGGTTCTGCCATGGGTAGCAAAGAGGCCCGCGATACGTTTGTGGAGCAGGTGCGGAAGGCCTGCGAATTTGGCAAGCAGTTGCGCGAAGCGGGTATCCGCAAAGGCGGCGTGATCCGCATCGACTCGGCGGCTTCACCGGAAGCATGGTCGGCCGATCCTGCCGGTAATACGAGGCTGATCGCCGAAACTTTCAGACGTGCCTGCGACGTAGCGGCCGATTTCGACGAAAAACTGGCTGCCGAAGGGGAGATCTGCTGGGGCGGTATGCACAGCTGGAAAGCGATGCTCGATACTCTCGAAGCGGTGGATCGCCCGAACATCGGTTTTCAGGCCGATATGTCGCACACATTCCTTTACCTGCTTGGCTACAATGCGCCGGAAGACCGCATTCTGCCAGCCGATTTCGAATGGAGCGATCGCGCTGCACTTGACGAGGGCTTCAAGAAAATGACGGCGGCGCTTCGTCCCTGGACTATCGACTTTCACGTAGCCCAAAACGACGGAACCGTTCACGGAACCGGCTCGCACGACAAAACGGGCCGCCACTGCCTTGCCACCGATCCAAACGGAAAACTCGACATCGTACATCACGCGGGCTATTGGCTCCGCGACGAAAACGGCAACCTTACAAAGGCATTCCGTCACATTTGCTGGGACGGCTGTATGTTCCCGAACGAGGTAATGTACAAGCAGCAGACCTGGAACGACATCCTCGCCGCATTGGTAGCAGTACGCAATGCGCATGGATGGATAGCGTAG